The following is a genomic window from Deltaproteobacteria bacterium.
GCGTGGCGAGGGTCTTGTCGCGGAGATCGGCGAGATCGACGCCGCTCTTCAGGGCCGCGGCCATTCCGGGCGAGAACGGGTCGATCGCGATCGTCGGCGCGTCGTAGGTGAGCTCTCCGATCACGACGAGCGCGGCCTGCGCCTGGGCGCCGCGCCGGAGGCTCTCGGCGCGCGACGCCAGCTCCTGCACGAGCTTCCAGTCCTGCAGGATCGTCGCCGAGCGGCTCTTGGCGACGGTCTCGTCGATCTGCTGCTGGACGCCGCGGAGGCCGCGGTACTGTTCGGCCGAGAGATCGGGTGCCAGGAGGGCGTGGGCCCGGCGCAGGTAGACGTCGCGGTAGACGGTGTCGGCGTCGGCGACCTCAACGAGGAGGCGCGCGGTCGCCGTTGCGGAGGCGGGAGTCGGTGCTTTCGTTGCCATGGGCAGGCTCCTTCGTGGTGTCGGGCTCAGTAGCGGTCGAACGCGCGTTGCGCGGCGGCCGGGTCCGCCGTCTTGGTGAGGACGAGCTTCAGGAGGACGCGCGCCTTCCCGGGATTCAAGTCCATCGCGGCGACGGTGCCGAGGGCGTCGTCGTTCACCTCGACGTTGCGGCGCACGAGGCCCGCGCCGACGCGGCTCGACCGCACCACGACGACGCCTCTCGCGATCGCGCGCTTCATCGCCTCGATCGCCGGCGCGGTCATGTTGCCGTCGCCGACGCCCGCCATGACGATGCCCTTGGCGCCGTTCGCGGCCGCGGCATCGATCAGGTCGGGCGACATGCCGGCGTGGGCGTAGATGACGTCGACGCGCGGCAGCGTCTGCCCGGCTTTGATGGTGAAGTCGCTCTTCGGTCCGTAGGGGTGCGCGAGCCCGCGGTAGTACTCCTGGGTGCCGAAGAGCGTGACGCCGACGAGCCCCGCCTCGTTCGAGCGGAAGGTTTCGACGTCGGTCGTGTGGGTCTTCACGACGTCGCGCGCCGAGTGCACGTCGTCGTTCAGCACGACGAGCACGCCGCGGCCGCGGCTCTCCGGGTCGGCGGCGACGGCGGCCGCGTTGTACATGTTGAGGGGGCCGTCGGCGCTCATCGCGGTCGCGGGGCGCATCGAGCCGGTCATGACCACGGGTTTGTCGCTCTTGACGAGGAGGTGGAGGAAATAGCTCGTCTCCTCGAGGGTGTCGGTGCCGTGGGTGATGACGACGCCGTCGACGTCGCGCTGGCCGAGGAGCTCGTTCGTGCGGGCGGCGAGCTTCACCCACACCTCGTCGTTCATGTCCTGGCTGCCGATCGACGCGATCTGCTCGCCGCGGACGTCGGCAACCTCTTTCATCTTCGGCACCGCGTCGATCAGCAGGTCGACGGCGAGGGCCCCGGCCTTGTAGCCGACGTCGGTCGCCGATCCGGACGTGCCGGCGCCGGCGATCGTGCCGCCGGTCGCGAGGATGACGAGGCGCGGTTTGCCCCTGGCCGCGGCGGGCGCGCCGTGGAGCGCGAGCGCGAGCGCGGCCGTCACGGCGGTGGTGGTCGCGAG
Proteins encoded in this region:
- a CDS encoding type II asparaginase — translated: MTAALALALHGAPAAARGKPRLVILATGGTIAGAGTSGSATDVGYKAGALAVDLLIDAVPKMKEVADVRGEQIASIGSQDMNDEVWVKLAARTNELLGQRDVDGVVITHGTDTLEETSYFLHLLVKSDKPVVMTGSMRPATAMSADGPLNMYNAAAVAADPESRGRGVLVVLNDDVHSARDVVKTHTTDVETFRSNEAGLVGVTLFGTQEYYRGLAHPYGPKSDFTIKAGQTLPRVDVIYAHAGMSPDLIDAAAANGAKGIVMAGVGDGNMTAPAIEAMKRAIARGVVVVRSSRVGAGLVRRNVEVNDDALGTVAAMDLNPGKARVLLKLVLTKTADPAAAQRAFDRY